The genomic segment CCCTCGGCCTTCTGGACGTCGGTCGGCTCGTCGGGGACGCCGTTGACGTCGTCCGGCACCTCCCACTCACCGGCGTTGCCCGTCTCGGTGATGATGTACGGCTTGTCGTAGCCGCCGTCGATCCAGTCCTGGCGCACTCCGCAGATGTCGCCGTAGGCGTTCATGGAGTAGAGGTCGAGGTCGGGTGCGTTGCGCTTGTAGTAGGGCCAGGCGCCGGTCCACGCGTCGGTGGAGGTGACGGGGTGGTCGGGGTCGATCGCATGGATCCTCTTGGCGACGTCGTTGACGAACGACGTGTAGGCGTTGCGCTGGGCCTCCAGCTCGGTGCCGCTGTAGCAGTTCTGCAGGCCGAGGACCGACTCGTTGCCGACGTTCCACATCAGCGTCGCCGGGTGGGACTTGTAGGCGTCGACCCACTTGGCGAACTCGGTGAGCATGGTGTTCTTGTACGCCGTGTCCGTCACGTAGTTCACGCACCCGCCGGAGCCGGGGCCGCCGCCCGGCTGGAGCCAGAAGCCGTTGACCACCTTGATGCCCTGGGCGGCGGCGGTGTCGAGCAGCGGCTTGGTGCCCCCGTCGGTGCCCCAGGTGCGGATGGTGTTGACGCCCATGGACTTCAGGTCCGGCATGTACTTCGGGGCGTCGGCGATCGACGGACCCCAGGTGAGGCCCTTCACGGTGTAGGGCTGCCCGCCGACGGTCAGCTGCCAGTTCCCCTGGGAGCCCGTCACGCGTACGGCGCCGCCCTGCGGCGGGTTCGTGCCGCCGTTCTCGCCGTACACCTGGAACTCCCACAGGGAGTAGCCGTAGCCGCCGGAGCGGGCGAGGCCGTTCATGCGCACGTACCGGCCGGAGCCCGAGACGGCGAGCTCGTCGGTGCCGCCGTCGCCGCCGGTGACGGTCTTCACCGTGCGCCAGTCGGTGCCGTTGTCCGAGAGCTGGATCTCGTAGTTCTTTCCGTAGGCGCCCTCCCAGGTCAGGACGACGCGGCTCAGGTCGCGGCTCGCGCCGAGGTCGACCTGGAACCACTGGGCGTCGCTCCACTGGCTGGCCCACCGGGTGCCGGTGAGGTTGCCGTCGACGGCTGCCGCGGCGGAGAAGGCGGCGCCTTCGGAGGAGGAGGCGGTGGCCGTCCTGCCCTGGGAGAGCAGGGACTCCGCGGCGCTCGCGGACGGCGCGGTGGCGAGGGTGAGAGAGGAGGCGAGGAGTGCTCCGAGGGTGAGAGCGGCCGCCGCGCCGCGGGTGCGGCGGGCCGGCGCGGTCGTGGAGGGGGGTCGGGACATTGCGGCTCCTGAAGTGAAGGGCGGTGACGTCCGGCCGGTGCCGGAGAGTGCGCCCGATCCGTCGGTCCGGGGCTCTCGGGCCGGCGGATCGGGCATGCCCCGGCCGGTGTCCGCCGCGTCCGTGCGGCGGGCGTCCTGGCCGGTCGGGAGGTGCCCCGGGCCGGGGAGCGGGGTCTGTCGACCCGGCCCGGGGCGTGGCGGCCGGCTCCGTCGTGTCACCGGAGTGCGGCGCGACGGTGACGGATCGTCAGGGGAACGAGACGAGGGTGGAGGGCACGGTCGAGGTTCCGGCGGGGATGGTCGAGGCCCCGGTGCTGTTGATGACGTGGTTGTAGTGGCCCATCCCGCCGAGGGAGACCACCAGGAGGCTGTGGAACTTCACGCCCGGCTTCACGGGCGCCTTGAAGCCGTGGTCCTGGACGATGGTCGGGTCCACGTTGTAGTTGCAGTAGCTGCCGAGGCCCCATGCCTCGTGGGTGTTCACGGAGTCGTCGACCCGGTAGGCGGCGTACCCCTTCGTGGAGCCGTTCTGGATCGCGGCCTGGTTGGGGGCGTCGTACGCCTTCTCGTTCTGGTAGAAGATCGTGCGTCCGCGTTCGCCGTACCACTCGACGTCGTACTTGTTGAAGTGCTCGACGAACAGGCCGGTGGCGAGCACGTCGTCGCCGTTGACGCGGACGCCGTAGTCGGCGCGGTTGGTCTCCCAGCCCCAGCCCTCGCCGTGGTCGGCACGCCAGACCCAGGTGTGGTCGATGATCGTGTCGTCGCTGTTGACGACCATGCTGGTGGTGGCCTTGCCGACATGCGCCCCGCCGATGCGGATGTACACGTCCTGCACGGTGGTGGGGTTGGCGGCGTGGTCCGCGCCGGCCCCCTGCGGACCGATCTCCAGCAGGGTGGGCGAGTTGACCGGCCCGGCGTCGATCAGGAAGCCGGCGAGCCGGACGCCGTCGACGTCGGCGACCTTCATCGCGGTGACGCCGTTGTCCGGGATGATCGTGGCGAGGCCGAGGCCGAGCACGATGGTGTTGGCGCGGTTCACCTCGATGGCCCGGTCGACGTGGTAGACGCCCGGGGTGAACAGCAGGTGCAGGCCCTGGGCCAGCGCCTGGTTGATGGTGGCGGCGGTGGCACCCGGCTTGACGACGTAGAACTGGCTGAGCGGGATCGATTCGCCCTGCGGTGTGCCGCCGGCCCATGTGGTGCCGCGGGCGTTGGTCCGCTTGGCGGGCGCGAACACCTTGTACTCGTTGCCGTCGAGGTAGAGGTAGGGCTTCTCGCGGGAGATCGGCGTGGTGTCGAGCGTGGTGTAGCGGGGCTCGGGGAACGCGTTGGCGGGTGCGCCCTGGACGCCCGAGAACGTCTGGTTCCAGACGCTGTTGGACCAGCCGCCGATGGAGCTGTCGCGGGTGTACCACTGCTGCTGCGAGTAGTTGCCGACCTGGCCGTCGATCACGGAGTCGGCGATGTAGCCGCCGCTGGCCCAGCCGTAGCCGTTCGGGGCGAGGTTGAGGCCGCCCTTGACGTGCATCCGGCGGAAGGAGGCCGCCTGCGAGACCGCCCACCGGTTGGTGCCGTTGACCGGGTTGAGGGTCAGGCCCTCGGCGCCGCGCCAGAAGTTCTGGGTCGCGTTGCCGTTGAACCAGCCGGCGTCGACGGTCACGTCGCCGTTGATGGTGGTGTCACCGGGCCGCAGCCCGAGGCCGGCTATCTGGGTGTAGAAGCCGATCTGCGCGTTGAGGTTGTTGTACGTGCCCGGCTTGAAGAGGAAGGCGTGCCGGCCGGAGCCGAACTGGGCCGACTCCTGCTGCTGGAACACCTGGTCCAGCTTGGCCTGGATGCCGGGTGTGGACGGATCGAAGACGTGCACGTTGGGGCCCAGGTCGCCGCCGCCGGGAAGGGTCGGACCGCCACCGCCCTCGGTGGAGCCGTACACCTGGAACTCCCAGAGCGAGAAGCCGTACCCGGTGGCCCGGGTGAGGCCGTTCATACGGATGTAGCGGCCGGTCCCGGACAGGGCGACCTCGTCGGTGCCCCCGTCGCCGGCGCCGACGGAGGTGACGGTGCGCCAGTCGGTGCCGTTCTCCGAGGACTGGATCTGGTAGCTCTTGCCGTAGGCCCCCTCCCAGGTCAGGACGGCGTGGCTGAGCGTGGCGCTCTTGCCGAGGTCGACCTGGAGCCACTGGGCGTCCTGCCACGAGCTGGCCCAGCGGGTGCCCGTGAGGTTGCCGTCGAACGCGGCGCTCGCGGCGAAGGCGGGGCCCTCGGTGGAGGAGGCGGTGGCCGTCCTGCCCTGGGAGAGCAGGGTGGGGGCGGCGTGTGCCGTCGTGGCGGGCACCAGCGCGAGCAGGCTCCCGGCCAGGGCGGCGGCGACCGCCCCGGCGATGCCTCGGCGGCCCGGAAACGAACGGCGCCTGCGGGGTGGTGGTGCAAGGGGGATGCCAACGGGCATGAAGGGCTCCTTGGGTGACCCGGGGTGGGAGAGCGACGGGAGAGCGCTCTCCAGACCTTGAACCCTTCGCGCAGGGCGGTCAATAACCCGGACCGAGTTTTCTTACGCCTTCCATTAAGGAGGTACCCGAGCGCGGGCCGAACCACCCGCTGCGGGCAACGGCCGCGTGGGGTCGCGCCATTGGGCCGGGGGCTGCCTTGCGGGGCGGTGGCGGGCGAGGTCCCGCGGCGCGCGAGGGCCGGAGCCCGCGCGCTCGCCCCGGATCGGGAAACCTCGGGAGCGGGACGGCACGTTAGGGTTCCTGACATGAGCAGAACGGGCCCGACGCTGGAGGACGTGGCGCGGCGGGCGGGAGTGTCGCGGGCGACGGTGTCCCGGGTCGTCAACGGCATCCGCAATGTGGACCCCGACATCCAGGAGCTCGTACGCCATGCGATCGAGCAGACGGGTTACCGGCCCAACCGTGCCGCCAGGTCGCTCGTCACCCAGCGGACGGAGACGGTCGCGCTGATCATCTCCGGCGCTGGTGACACGTTCGCCTCGCGCGTCTTCGCCGACCCGTTCTTCGGCCGGGTGGTGAGCGGTGTCTTCGGGTACCTGCGCTCCCACGCGATGCATCCGGTGCTCCTCGTCGCCGAGTCCGACGCCGCACGGGAGCAGGTCGTCGACTACCTGAGCCAGGACAGCGCGGACGGTGCGCTGGTGGTGTCGATCCAGGCCTGCGATCCCCTGCCGCAGATGCTGGTCGCCGCTCGGATACCCGTGGTGCTCTTCGCCCGCCCCGGACCTGCCGACGACGTCAGTCACGTCGACCTCGCGCATGCCGAAGGGGCCCGGCTGGCCGCCGAGCACCTCCTGGCCAGGGGGTGCCGGCGGATCGCGACGATCTCCGCGCCGCAGTCGATCCCCGCGGCCCGCGACCGCCTCGACGGCTTCCGCGCGGCGCTGGCCGCGGCCGGGGTGGACGATGTGCCCAGCGCCGAGGGGAACTTCACCCTCGACAGCGGTGCCGCGGCCATGGCGGAGTTGCTGGACTGCTGTCCGGACGTGGACGGCGTCTTCGCAGCGAACGATCTGATGGCCCAGGGCGCCTGCCAGGTACTGCGCGAGCGGGGCAGGCGGATCCCCGACGACGTGGCCGTCGTCGGCTTCGACGACTCGAGCGTGGCGACGACGTGCCGCCCGCCGCTGACCACGGTGCGCCAGCCGGTGGAGAAGATGGCCGGGGCGATGGCCCGGCTCCTGTCGGAGCACATCCAGGGCACGCGCACCCGGCCCGCGTCGGTGATCTTCGACGCCGAGCTGGTCGTGCGCGAGTCGGCCTGAGCGGGCGGGGCGCCCGCGGCCGGCCGGAAGGCCGCGGTGATGAGCTGCGGCGGGGAGCAGGTCCTCCGCGACCGCTCCGGCTGCCTCGCTTCCGGCGTGACGCGACGTGGTGCTTCCTGTCCGGTATGCCGGTCGGCGGTCGGCGGTCGGCGGTCGGCGGTCGGCGGTCGGCGGTCGGCGGAGGATCCTGGCACCCGGCACGTAATTCCGTTGTACGCAGACGACGTTGTGGGAGATCATGCGCGCTCGTGAACTCGCGTCAAGATGAACCCGTCCAGGCCGCGGCCCCGCTCGCCCCCGCCGCGGCCGTCGCCCCCTCCACAGCGGTGCACCGGGACGGCAACGTCCTGCGCTGGCTGATCGCCTACACCTTCTCCGTGGTCGGTGACGCCGCCTACTTCGTGGCGCTCGGCTGGGCGGCGCAGAAGGTGGCCGGACCGGCCCAGGTCGGCCTGGTCATGGCGGTCGGCGCGATACCCCGGGCGATCCTCATGCTGGGCGGCGGCGTGATCGCCGACCGGTTCGGCCCGCGCAGGGTGGTCGTCTCCTCCGACGCGGTCCGCGCTGCGGTGATCCTCGCGGCGGCCGCGGCTCTCGCGTTCAGCACCCCCGGCCTCTGGTTGCTCGTCGCGCTCGCGCTCGTCTTCGGCGTCGTGGACGCCCTGTTCATGCCGGCGGTCGGAGCCATGCCGCCGCGGCTCACCGGCCGCGATCAGCTGATGCGGGTGCAGAGCCTGCGCAATCTGGTGCAGCGGTCCGGCCACATCGCCGGCCCGCCGCTCGCCGGGTTCTCGATGGGGCTCGGCGGGCCTGCCGCCGCGTTCGCCGTGACCGGCGTCCTCTTCACCCTCTCGCTGTTCCTCCTGGTCGCGGTGCGACTCGCCCCGCTGCCGTCCGAGGAGCAGCCCGCCGCGGACTCCACCGCCCGCCGCGACCTGATCGACGGCATCGTCTACCTGCGCCACGAGCCCGTCGTCGGCCCGCTCGTCCTCTCCGGGCTGCTCTCGATGATCGGCTGCATCCCGCCGATGGCGGTCGGCGTCATCCTGCTCGCCGAGGAACGCGGGTGGGGCCCCTCCGGCGGTGCCTGGGTGAACGCCGCACTCAGCGTCGGCGTCTGCACGACCTCGCTCCTGCTCGTCGTGCGCGGCCGCTTCCCCCGGGCCGGCCACTGGCACAACATCACCCTGCTCGTCGCCTCCGCCGGCATCGGCCTGATCGGCGTGATGCCGAATCTCGCCCTCGCGGTCGCCGTGGCCCTCGTCTCCGGTCTGGTCTCCGGCCTCTGCGGCGGTCTGTCCATGGCTCTGATGCAGGCCAACACCGCCCTCGCCTTCCAGGGCCGGGTCGCCTCCGTCCAGGCACTCAGCGCGGTCGGCATCACCCCGGTGATGTTCCCGCTCTTCGGCCTCCTGGTGGAAGGGTGGGGCGCCGGTCCCACCTTTCTCCTCTTCGGCTGCATCAGCATGCTCGGCGCCACTGTCTCCACCGCCTCGCGCGCCGTCCGTCATGCCGACCTGGACTTCTCGAAGACCGCGGACTGACTCAGGATCGCGGCCCTGGCGTGCGGCCCTGGCTCGCGCTCCTCCCGGGGCCCCCTCCTCGACATCGTCCCCGGGCCCGAGCGTGTCCGGGATGCGGTGTGGCGAAGGAAGGGCCGCAGGCGGCGTTTTGTCGGGGCGGGGTCTGCGGACGACGATGTCACGAGGTGTCCGAGCCGTTGGCATCGCCGGGCGTGCACGGCCGGATGTTGTAGTTGAGACGGAAGGCGTTCCGGGGGTCGTAGTCGGCCTTGAGCGCGGTCAGCCGCCTGTGGTCGTCTGCGGTGTAGGCGGTGCGGGTCCGCTCCTCGTCGGCGGTGTCGCCGTGGCCCATGAAGTTGAGGAACCGGCCGCTGGTCCAGGGCTGAAGGTCCTTGAACATACTGTCCAGGAAGGCGTGTTCGTCGACGGCGGAGTCACCCGTCAACGGAGTGAGGACCGCCAGGACGAAGCCTGCGTCGCGGTGGCCGACTGCGTTCGGGTGCACCGGCCGGCGGGTCAGCGCACCGCCCAGGTGGCGCAGTTCGACGATGGCCGGGCGGGCCGCGCCGGGGCCGGTGTGCCGCAGGATCGTACGGATCGCGGCGTCGTCGAGGTCCGTGAGGAAGGCGTTGTCGGCGGCCCACGGCATCGGGACCCGGGGTTCGTCGTGGATGCCGGCGCTCTGTTCGTAGGGCATGTCGCGCAGGTTCTCCAGCAGTCGGGAACCGGCCTGCCGGAGCGGTTCGACCAGCCGCTCGCCGGCCTCGGCGGAGCCGGTGCAGGCGATCCGTACGTGCCAGACGTGGCGTCCGCGCACCGGCTCGGGCACCTGCGGGTCGTCCGGGAAGGGAATCAGCGCCACCGACGAGTTCATCTCCTCGGGCACCGTGGCCGTCCACCTCCGGTACGCCTGCAGGATCCCAGGGGTCCGCTCGGCGTCGAAGAAGAGCCCGCCGCCGTACAGCCGGGCCACCGGGACCAGGCCGAACTCCATACCGGTGACGATGCCGAAGTTGTCCCGCCCGCCGAGCAGCGCCCAGTACAGGTCGGGCTCGGAGTCCGCAGTGACGTGACGCAGCCGTCCGTCGGCGGTCACCACGTCCATGGCCAGCACCCGGTCGGCCGCCCAGCCGTGGCTGCGACCGAGCAGCGCGAGCCCTCCGCCCAGGGTGTAGGAGACGACGCCGACGTGCGGGGCGGAGCCGTTGAGCGGTGCCAGGCCGTGCCGCGCAGCTTCCGGGATCACCTGCTCGAAGCGGGCGCCGGCGGCGGCGTACGCACTGCGGGCCGCCGCATCCACACGGACCTCGTCCATCCGCCGGGTGGTGACCAGCACCCCGCCCTCGGCGGCCACCGAGAACCCGTGCCCGGTGCCCTGCACGGCTACCGGCAGGCCGTGCGCCGCGGCGAAGACGACGGCCGCCACCACGTCCTCGGCCCGCGCCGCCCCGACGATCACCGCCGGACGGTGCCGTACGGCCAGGTTGAAGCCGGTCCGCTCCTCGTCGAAACCCTCCTGGCCGGGCAGCATCACAGGTCCCTCGGTACGGGCGGCCAAGGAATCGAAGTCATCGCGCTCCACAGTCCTGCTCCTTCGTCGGTGCCAACGGGAGCGATCCTGACCGGCAAACATGACAGCTTCCGTCATATTCTGAACGGGTGAAATTCGACCGCCTCCTCTCGATCGTGCTGCTGCTCCAGCACCGTGACCTGGTCCCGGCCAGGGAACTCGCCGAGCGCCTGGAGGTATCGCAGCGCACCATCCACCGCGATGTCGAAGCACTGTCGGCCGCCGGCGTCCCGGTGTACGCCACGCGTGGCAAGGACGGCGGCATCGGGCTCCTGGCCGGCTTCCGCACCGACGTCACGGGCCTGACCACCGATGAAGCGCGTGCCCT from the Streptomyces genisteinicus genome contains:
- a CDS encoding discoidin domain-containing protein; amino-acid sequence: MSRPPSTTAPARRTRGAAAALTLGALLASSLTLATAPSASAAESLLSQGRTATASSSEGAAFSAAAAVDGNLTGTRWASQWSDAQWFQVDLGASRDLSRVVLTWEGAYGKNYEIQLSDNGTDWRTVKTVTGGDGGTDELAVSGSGRYVRMNGLARSGGYGYSLWEFQVYGENGGTNPPQGGAVRVTGSQGNWQLTVGGQPYTVKGLTWGPSIADAPKYMPDLKSMGVNTIRTWGTDGGTKPLLDTAAAQGIKVVNGFWLQPGGGPGSGGCVNYVTDTAYKNTMLTEFAKWVDAYKSHPATLMWNVGNESVLGLQNCYSGTELEAQRNAYTSFVNDVAKRIHAIDPDHPVTSTDAWTGAWPYYKRNAPDLDLYSMNAYGDICGVRQDWIDGGYDKPYIITETGNAGEWEVPDDVNGVPDEPTDVQKAEGYTKAWECITGHRGVALGATMFHYGIEHDFGGVWFNLLPDGLKRLSYYAVKRAYAGSTAGDNTPPVISGMTVSPASQAPAGGEFTVRADIRDPQNDPLTYKIFLSGNYANGDKRLVEATWRATGNGTFAVTAPEKLGVWKVYIQAEDGRGNAGIETKSVKVVAPPVSGTNIALNKPTTASSAQASYGDCPCPAANATDGNTGTRWASDWSDPQWIRVDLGAPAPIRRLQLVWDPAYAKAYEVQVSDDGNTWRTVHTTTAGNGDVDTIDVSATARHVRLNLTARGTGWGYSLHEFGVYS
- a CDS encoding FAD-binding oxidoreductase; translation: MERDDFDSLAARTEGPVMLPGQEGFDEERTGFNLAVRHRPAVIVGAARAEDVVAAVVFAAAHGLPVAVQGTGHGFSVAAEGGVLVTTRRMDEVRVDAAARSAYAAAGARFEQVIPEAARHGLAPLNGSAPHVGVVSYTLGGGLALLGRSHGWAADRVLAMDVVTADGRLRHVTADSEPDLYWALLGGRDNFGIVTGMEFGLVPVARLYGGGLFFDAERTPGILQAYRRWTATVPEEMNSSVALIPFPDDPQVPEPVRGRHVWHVRIACTGSAEAGERLVEPLRQAGSRLLENLRDMPYEQSAGIHDEPRVPMPWAADNAFLTDLDDAAIRTILRHTGPGAARPAIVELRHLGGALTRRPVHPNAVGHRDAGFVLAVLTPLTGDSAVDEHAFLDSMFKDLQPWTSGRFLNFMGHGDTADEERTRTAYTADDHRRLTALKADYDPRNAFRLNYNIRPCTPGDANGSDTS
- a CDS encoding MFS transporter yields the protein MNSRQDEPVQAAAPLAPAAAVAPSTAVHRDGNVLRWLIAYTFSVVGDAAYFVALGWAAQKVAGPAQVGLVMAVGAIPRAILMLGGGVIADRFGPRRVVVSSDAVRAAVILAAAAALAFSTPGLWLLVALALVFGVVDALFMPAVGAMPPRLTGRDQLMRVQSLRNLVQRSGHIAGPPLAGFSMGLGGPAAAFAVTGVLFTLSLFLLVAVRLAPLPSEEQPAADSTARRDLIDGIVYLRHEPVVGPLVLSGLLSMIGCIPPMAVGVILLAEERGWGPSGGAWVNAALSVGVCTTSLLLVVRGRFPRAGHWHNITLLVASAGIGLIGVMPNLALAVAVALVSGLVSGLCGGLSMALMQANTALAFQGRVASVQALSAVGITPVMFPLFGLLVEGWGAGPTFLLFGCISMLGATVSTASRAVRHADLDFSKTAD
- a CDS encoding discoidin domain-containing protein; this encodes MPVGIPLAPPPRRRRSFPGRRGIAGAVAAALAGSLLALVPATTAHAAPTLLSQGRTATASSTEGPAFAASAAFDGNLTGTRWASSWQDAQWLQVDLGKSATLSHAVLTWEGAYGKSYQIQSSENGTDWRTVTSVGAGDGGTDEVALSGTGRYIRMNGLTRATGYGFSLWEFQVYGSTEGGGGPTLPGGGDLGPNVHVFDPSTPGIQAKLDQVFQQQESAQFGSGRHAFLFKPGTYNNLNAQIGFYTQIAGLGLRPGDTTINGDVTVDAGWFNGNATQNFWRGAEGLTLNPVNGTNRWAVSQAASFRRMHVKGGLNLAPNGYGWASGGYIADSVIDGQVGNYSQQQWYTRDSSIGGWSNSVWNQTFSGVQGAPANAFPEPRYTTLDTTPISREKPYLYLDGNEYKVFAPAKRTNARGTTWAGGTPQGESIPLSQFYVVKPGATAATINQALAQGLHLLFTPGVYHVDRAIEVNRANTIVLGLGLATIIPDNGVTAMKVADVDGVRLAGFLIDAGPVNSPTLLEIGPQGAGADHAANPTTVQDVYIRIGGAHVGKATTSMVVNSDDTIIDHTWVWRADHGEGWGWETNRADYGVRVNGDDVLATGLFVEHFNKYDVEWYGERGRTIFYQNEKAYDAPNQAAIQNGSTKGYAAYRVDDSVNTHEAWGLGSYCNYNVDPTIVQDHGFKAPVKPGVKFHSLLVVSLGGMGHYNHVINSTGASTIPAGTSTVPSTLVSFP
- a CDS encoding LacI family DNA-binding transcriptional regulator; its protein translation is MSRTGPTLEDVARRAGVSRATVSRVVNGIRNVDPDIQELVRHAIEQTGYRPNRAARSLVTQRTETVALIISGAGDTFASRVFADPFFGRVVSGVFGYLRSHAMHPVLLVAESDAAREQVVDYLSQDSADGALVVSIQACDPLPQMLVAARIPVVLFARPGPADDVSHVDLAHAEGARLAAEHLLARGCRRIATISAPQSIPAARDRLDGFRAALAAAGVDDVPSAEGNFTLDSGAAAMAELLDCCPDVDGVFAANDLMAQGACQVLRERGRRIPDDVAVVGFDDSSVATTCRPPLTTVRQPVEKMAGAMARLLSEHIQGTRTRPASVIFDAELVVRESA